Proteins from a genomic interval of Mytilus trossulus isolate FHL-02 unplaced genomic scaffold, PNRI_Mtr1.1.1.hap1 h1tg000210l__unscaffolded, whole genome shotgun sequence:
- the LOC134701008 gene encoding uncharacterized protein LOC134701008, with the protein MDKQQKQRTFENEKKWKHFLSSIKRVHNFQTNNVCLNSKINTKCLANEFANKLLKKKGGFIEISGSKNTMEAYEHFNVKESKTQPHNMDFNDRDQVGMSRADTWPKERSKYIEPYNISDTDSACRKLSFETTNTIVCESSDEEMSPSILKPIPSEKFGYHWKSQPRFDILNEIDLSPSKKIKFEKELFADKTMESRTEQATGSSKEVHEKYEQEKEATKLDNNEPGTISMSQDNVSSHVGNVKINRKIDIVTNPTSMKSDIDNSYRDTVRRIEKSTDFSEALGDGGMDGSAEPGADTVIAVQVENRKGTTKNKVDNRPVTLQVSADDICHIKANFEINRLRDRNENIPKSKKSDIDKPYSKWTIPNIAEYFDFDKSVRKIEMPTYFAIGAEKVSENIQLELFQKLQVFKSVQKHKSKQNNDKESISHLKSLTVTECGSRLVLDALLIPLCASLGLNIEVDKNINCNFLPNCRFDYCIAKDDKLIGCVETKSIKSLNDSAVAQALLQLVILQTNLLRVDDPLTAKCPLFAVVTDGHRFVYIQLQESVFKFEHEGEKVKVREIAHEDDVKCILEQIGYLMNEATAALLKGNNLGSCTVIETNSTSSNNLVPNVINLDDQKSENPHIIVID; encoded by the coding sequence ATGGATAAACAACAGAAGCAGCGTACTTTTGAAAACGAAAAAAAGTGGAAACATTTTCTATCTAGTATCAAGAGAGTGcataattttcaaacaaacaatgtatgtttaaattctaaaattaatacaaaatgtcTGGCAAATGAATTTGCGAACAAGTTGTTAAAGAAGAAAGGCGGATTTATTGAGATTAGTGGAAGTAAAAATACAATGGAAGCGtatgaacattttaatgttaaagaATCCAAAACCCAACCACACAATATGGATTTTAACGACAGAGATCAGGTGGGCATGTCACGGGCAGACACATGGCCAAAAGAAAGATCTAAATATATAGAACCATATAATATTTCTGATACTGATTCTGCCTGCCGCAAGCTTAGTTTCGAAACAACGAACACAATAGTTTGTGAGTCGTCCGACGAAGAAATGAGTCCGAGTATTTTAAAACCAATTCCTTCGGAAAAGTTCGGTTACCATTGGAAATCACAGCCTCGGTTTGATATTCTAAATGAAATAGATTTGAGTccaagtaaaaaaatcaaatttgaaaaggaACTATTCGCAGATAAAACTATGGAGAGCCGAACAGAACAAGCAACAGGAAGTTCAAAAGAGGTTCATGAAAAATACGAGCAAGAGAAGGAAGCAACTAAATTAGACAATAACGAACCTGGCACAATATCGATGTCTCAAGACAATGTGTCGAGCCATGTgggaaatgtcaaaattaatcGGAAAATAGATATCGTTACAAATCCAACATCAATGAAATCAGATATTGATAATTCATACAGGGATACAGTCCGGAGAATCGAAAAGTCAACAGACTTTTCGGAAGCTTTGGGAGATGGGGGGATGGATGGCTCAGCAGAACCAGGAGCAGATACAGTGATAGCGGTGCAGGTAGAAAACAGAAAAGGGACGACAAAAAATAAGGTCGACAATAGGCCTGTCACACTACAAGTGTCAGCAGACGATATTTGCCATATTAaggcaaattttgaaattaatcgTTTACGAGATCGAAATGaaaatattccaaagtcaaaaaaATCTGACATTGATAAACCATACAGTAAATGGACTATACCAAATATTGCAgaatactttgattttgataaatcagttcGAAAAATTGAAATGCCGACATATTTTGCCATTGGTGCTGAAAAGGTGTCAGAAAATATTCAATTagaattatttcaaaaacttcAAGTTTTTAAGTCTGTGCAAAAACACAAAAGCAAGCAAAATAATGATAAGGAAAGTATTTCACATTTAAAGTCTCTCACGGTAACAGAATGCGGAAGTAGGCTGGTATTAGACGCGTTACTTATTCCACTGTGTGCATCGTTAGGCTTAAACATCGAGgtagataaaaatataaattgcaatTTTCTCCCGAACTGCAGATTTGATTATTGCATAGCTAAAGATGATAAACTAATTGGATGTGTGGAaacaaaaagtatcaaaagtttGAACGACAGCGCCGTTGCGCAGGCTTTGCTGCAATTGGTAATCTTGCAGACGAATTTATTACGAGTTGATGACCCCTTGACCGCCAAATGTCCATTATTTGCTGTTGTTACTGATGGACATAGATTTGTTTATATTCAACTGCAGGAGTCTGTATTCAAATTTGAACACGAAGGAGAAAAGGTTAAAGTTCGCGAAATCGCACATGAAGACGATGTTAAGTGCATTTTAGAACAAATCGGTTACCTAATGAATGAAGCAACCGCTGCACTATTAAAAGGCAATAACTTGGGTTCTTGTACAGTGATAGAGACAAACTCAACGAGTTCAAATAATTTAGTGCCAAATGTAATTAATTTAGATGATCAGAAAAGTGAGAACCCGCATATAATTGTCATTGACTGA